The sequence GTCAAGCATGGAAAACCGCTGTTTCTCCAGCGAGCAGAACCGGACACGACCCTGCTTGCGCGTCACGATCAGCCCGGCCCCTTCCAGCTGGCGAATGTGTTTCATGAAGGAAGGCAGGGCCATGTCGAATGGTTCGGCCAGCGTTCCGATGCTCGCCTCCCCGCCGCCCAGCCTCAGGATCACCGCCCTGCGGGTCGGATCGGCAAGAGACTGGAAGATATCGTCGAGCGCGTCTGAATAGTTTTCCATAAGGCTAACTATCATGACGCAACACTTAGCTCAATGGATAAGTTTAAAAATCGCAAAAATTTCGCGATCCCGTGGAATAAAGCCGCCACCTGCGGTGTCTCTTGGTGTGCTGGCGGCTTGAGCCCGCCCGAACCAAGGAGGATATGTCCATGAAGATCCGCTTTATCGTTCCCGCCCTCATTCTGGCCTTTGCCGGAACGGCCTATGCCGCCCCTGCGGTCGAAACGGTCAAGACCGCCAAAGGCAATGTGCTGGCAGGCGAAAAAGGCATGACGCTCTACACTTTCAAGAACGACAAGAAGGGCGTATCCAATTGTTATGACAAATGCGCCACGAACTGGCCGCCGTTTTTCGCGGCCACCGGCGACAAGGCGGAAGGCGCCTATTCCCTCGTGACACGCAAGGATGGCAAGATGCAGTGGGCAAAGGACGGCATGCCGCTTTATTACTGGATCAAGGATACGAAGAAGGGCGACGCCACCGGCGATGGCATGAACGGTGTATGGGATGCCGCAAAACCTTGACGGCATGACTGGAAAAACGCGGGGGAGCCACTCCCCCGCAGCCGGCAGCTTCGAGGCGGAGATGCTGGCCCTGATACCCATGCTGCGCCGTTATTCCCGCAGCCTTTCCCGCTCCGACGCCGACGGCGAGGACCTTCTGCAGGACTGCGTGGAAAAGGCCCTTGCCAATAAAAGGCAATGGCGCGGAACAGGTTTGAAATCATGGGCTTACACGATAATGACGAATCTTTATCGCAACCGCTATCGCGCAGAGAAACGTCACCCGTCAGAAAGCCTCGAGGGCCATGAAACCATCGCCGTCGCCGACACGCTTTCCGATACGCTGGAAAATGACCGGCTGCACGGCGCGCTCGCCCTTCTTGCGCCTGATATGCGGGCTGTGCTGATGCTGGTGACGGTGGAAGGCTACAGCTACCAGGAGGCGGCCGAGATGCTATCGATCCCGCTCGGCACCGTCATGTCCAGACTGTCACGCGCCCGCGAAACCCTTCGTCAGCAGCTGGCGGCGGACAATATCATTCCCCTGCGGAGACCACGATGAAACGGCCCGACGCCATAACCGAAGACGACCTGCACGCCTATGTCGACGGGCTTCTTTCCGACGATGACCGCGCGGCTGTCGAGGCGTGGCTCGCAGAAAGACCTGAAGAACAGGCCCGCGTGCAGGACTGGAAACAACAGGCCGATAGTCTTCGCAACGCCTTCGCCTCCTATGCAGCCGCACATCCGCATGACGCATCATTGCTTGGCCCGCAAGAACCGGGCCAACCATGGCGGCTGAAACCGGCTCTCCTGAAAACGGCGGCCGCCTTCATGATCTTCGTCGCGGGTGCCGCAGCCGGCAGGCTTCTGCCATCGTCTTTTTCCACCCCCCAGGACGTGACGCTGGCATCGCTGACGACGGATATTCCGGCACAGGCGAAATCCGCCTATCTCATCTATGCGAGCGAGGTGCGCCATCCCGTCGAAGTCGGCGCGGGAGAGCAGCAGCATCTCGCGACATGGCTCGGCAAGCGGCTCGGCTATCCCTTCGCCATCCCCGATCTCTCGAAGATCGGCTATGACCTCGTCGGTGGACGCCTCATCCCCGTCAGCGGCAAGCCGGGCGCGATGCTGATGTATCAGGACAAGACCGGCCGCCGGGTGACGGTGCTGGTCGGCCACAACGAGGAAAACCGCACCACCAGTTTCCGTATGGCCAGCGCCGACGGCATCGAGACCTTCTACTGGATCGACAACGAACTGGGTTACGCCGTGTCGGCCGAACTGACACGCGACGAGGTGCAGGCGATCGCCGAGGAATGTTACCGGCAGTTTCCGACGTGAAGACTGTTATTTCAGCATTGGCCAGAGGCTGATGACGAGCAGCACGGCCATGGTGATGTTGAACCATTTGAGCCGCACCGGCACGGACAGCCAGTCGCGCAAAGCAGAGCCGAAACCGGCCCAGGTGGAAACGCTGGGCAGATTGACGGCGGCGAAGGCCACACCGACGACCAGAACGGTGACGAAATATTGCGCCTCGTTGGTATAGGTCGCCATCGCCGTCACCGCCATCACCCAGGCTTTGGGATTGACCCACTGAAACGCGGCGGCGGCAAGAAAGCTCATCGGCTGCGTAGCGGCCGTATCTTCATTCAGGCTGCGGGAAGTGCCGATCTTCCACGCGATCCAGACGAGATAGAGCCCGCCCGCGAATTTCAGCCCGGTATAGAGCAGCGGCACCGAATGCAGCAGCGCCCCGAGACCGAAACCGACCCCGATCAACAGCGACAGGAACCCCGCCCCGATACCCAGCATATGCGGAATGGTGCGGCGGAACCCGAAATTCACGCCGGAAGCAAAAAGCATCATATTGTTCGGGCCGGGCGTGATGGAGGTGGTGAAGGCAAACAGCACCAGGGCAACGAAAGTTTCAACGGTCATGGTCTCTCCTGTGCTGGGGACCCTAGCCATGGGATCACCATCAGACCACCCCACCAGACAGATGGACGGGGTCAATTTTTTTGATGGATCGATCCCCGCCATGCCGGGTTTGAGAAGTTGGAGCAAAGGGCTATTCTCAGTCGACAACGCTGGAGCGAAACGATGTATGACGACATTCCTTCCGTTAGCCTTCCATCCGGAAAAGAGGTTCCAGCCCTTGGCCTCGGCACCTGGAACATGGGGGAGACAAGATCATCCGCACCACAGGAAGTCGAAAGCATCCGCAAGGCGATCGATCTCGGCATGAGGCTGATCGACACGGCAGAAATGTATGCGGACGGCCGATCGGAAGAGGTGGTCGGCACGGCAATCGCCGGCCGTCGACAGGACGTGTGTCTGGTCAGCAAGGTCTATCCCTGGAACGCCAGCGCCAAAGGCACGGCCGAGGCCTGCGAGCGCAGCCTTGCAAGGCTCGGCACCGACCATATCGACCTCTATCTGCTGCACTGGCGCGGCGAGCACCCGCTCGCAGAAACCGTGGCGGCTTTCGAAAGGCTGAAGAGGGATGGCAAGATCGGCGACTGGGGCGTCTCCAATTTCGATACCGACGACATGGAGGAGCTTTTCGCCGTGCCAGATGGCAAAAACTGCGCCGCCAATCAGGTGCTTTACAATCTGTCCCGGCGCGGGCCGGAATTTTCGCTGCTGCCCTGGTGCCAGCAGCATGGTGTGCCGCTGATGGCCTATTCTCCCATAGAGCAGGGCCGCATCCTGAAAAATCACGAACTCATCCGCATCGCCAAGGCCTATCAGGCGACACCGGCGCAGCTG comes from Rhizobium rhizogenes and encodes:
- a CDS encoding aldo/keto reductase — protein: MYDDIPSVSLPSGKEVPALGLGTWNMGETRSSAPQEVESIRKAIDLGMRLIDTAEMYADGRSEEVVGTAIAGRRQDVCLVSKVYPWNASAKGTAEACERSLARLGTDHIDLYLLHWRGEHPLAETVAAFERLKRDGKIGDWGVSNFDTDDMEELFAVPDGKNCAANQVLYNLSRRGPEFSLLPWCQQHGVPLMAYSPIEQGRILKNHELIRIAKAYQATPAQLALAFLLERDGVIAIPKSASASRVEENRGATDLEITEEDWAALDAAFPPPTRKTVLEML
- a CDS encoding anti-sigma factor, whose amino-acid sequence is MKRPDAITEDDLHAYVDGLLSDDDRAAVEAWLAERPEEQARVQDWKQQADSLRNAFASYAAAHPHDASLLGPQEPGQPWRLKPALLKTAAAFMIFVAGAAAGRLLPSSFSTPQDVTLASLTTDIPAQAKSAYLIYASEVRHPVEVGAGEQQHLATWLGKRLGYPFAIPDLSKIGYDLVGGRLIPVSGKPGAMLMYQDKTGRRVTVLVGHNEENRTTSFRMASADGIETFYWIDNELGYAVSAELTRDEVQAIAEECYRQFPT
- a CDS encoding helix-turn-helix transcriptional regulator; this encodes MENYSDALDDIFQSLADPTRRAVILRLGGGEASIGTLAEPFDMALPSFMKHIRQLEGAGLIVTRKQGRVRFCSLEKQRFSMLDGWLSQQRAIWEGRTDRLEQFVMAQQDRMSSKGENEQ
- a CDS encoding sigma-70 family RNA polymerase sigma factor; translation: MPQNLDGMTGKTRGSHSPAAGSFEAEMLALIPMLRRYSRSLSRSDADGEDLLQDCVEKALANKRQWRGTGLKSWAYTIMTNLYRNRYRAEKRHPSESLEGHETIAVADTLSDTLENDRLHGALALLAPDMRAVLMLVTVEGYSYQEAAEMLSIPLGTVMSRLSRARETLRQQLAADNIIPLRRPR
- a CDS encoding LysE family translocator, whose amino-acid sequence is MTVETFVALVLFAFTTSITPGPNNMMLFASGVNFGFRRTIPHMLGIGAGFLSLLIGVGFGLGALLHSVPLLYTGLKFAGGLYLVWIAWKIGTSRSLNEDTAATQPMSFLAAAAFQWVNPKAWVMAVTAMATYTNEAQYFVTVLVVGVAFAAVNLPSVSTWAGFGSALRDWLSVPVRLKWFNITMAVLLVISLWPMLK